Genomic window (Vidua macroura isolate BioBank_ID:100142 chromosome 3, ASM2450914v1, whole genome shotgun sequence):
CCAGTTTGTGAGGTGCCTGCATCTATCTGCTTTTTTGGTGCCATCTCACAGTACACTGCCTCTTAAGGGGTGCTTTGACTGAGGAGCTGTAGGTGCAAACAGATTAGTGAAGTGGTCCAAGTTAACGTTTTTCTCCCAAGGAATATGTTTATTCCTGTCATTAATTCACACAGTTTAGcttagaaaacaattttatcAAAAAGGCTGAGAGCCCAATAAATTTACAGCTAGGCTGGAGTAAGCTGGAGGTGAAGGAGTGGGGGATGTGACTTCTTGGTTGTATGTGTTCCCAAAACTGCTGTCTATTCACACTGACATTCAATTGCTTTTGAAGAGGTGCTCTTACTGTATGTTAAATTGTAACAAGTGAACACAAGAGATAATTGGGGTTTTGATGCTGAGATTTTTGGATCTATCTGTGTGGGAGCTTTACTATGAAGCAGGAACACGTATTTAACATCGAATAGGAATTGTTAATTTTATTCAACTTTTGCATTGTTGTTAATAGTTGTAACTCTCCTAATAAGATTAAATAGTGTGTAGATAATGCTGggtgttctttaaaaataaatagtaaaacTGCTGAATATAGGTTCACTTgtaactttttctcttttatgccTTTAGGTTGCCAGCAGATGCCTCTGGGATGCTCAGAGAGACACTTGGGTTTCAGCTAAATGTGAAACTGATACATTTATTGCACTGGCTTTGGTAATGGCTTGTTATTACGACTAAACTGAAATCACAGCTGCATTTGTGCATCACAATGCACAGtatatttgaaaaatttcaaaacatCATTATTTTGGTATTCATTtttgtcctgttgctgttgGCACATTCAAACTGACATACAGTTGAGATTATCTTGCTcggtttttctctgtttataaacaaaaaaaccaaacaaaactgcTTTGGAAATGCTTATGGTTGACTACATATGGGCTTCATCTGTTGTAATGCTCTGTTGGGGAAGTGGTAGCAGCTGGTGTAAGACCAAACATTGCAAAATTTTGAATGTTGCTTGTCTGCTGAGTGCCTAGGACTGCTGACCAATACTTATATGCAGTTGCAGGTATCAGTTTTCTTAAAAGCAtgttttttgtaagaaaaagcaGTATTCATTTTTCATTGATGATGCTGAAGTTGGTATCTGATAAAATGCTAGTCTGCCTAGAAACTTGGCTGGGAGGGAAGCTGTGTTTTGCAGTCCTAGAAACTTGTGCAAATTTCTAGCTGTTTGCCTTGAATGAAGTGTAAGATCAGTTATTAGGTTCCCTGGGTAACCTTTGGTTAAGTATTGCCTAGGGTCTGGTTGGTGGACAAAGACTGAACTGAGCAAGTTAGGTCACTTTGGTCTAGGGGCTtctggtggcagtggcaggaggaTGATGGGATCAATCACAAGGCTATTGAGAATTAGTCCGTAACAAGCAAGGGCAGCACcgactgtattttttaaaatgagactCGCAGATCTGTGAAGTGTGTAGACGTCAGCTTTTGGATATGCCGTGCGTGGAAATCTAGCGCTGGTGCCTTTGGCACATCCGTTCTATTGTTGGGAGCTGAAAACAAACGCGGACGGGGCGGCGGTGCTTCCCAACGCCCCGTGGCCAGCTTGGGTCTGAGCCCCTTTGGAGCCGCGGCCGGGCAAACCTCGAGGGGCGGTGAGCAGCCCGGGCCGCATGTGGGCGCAGGGGAGTGACTGGCCGGGGGCAGTGCCGGGGTTGGGGCGCGGCCGTGCGCTTTGTTCGCTGGCACGGGGCCACGCGCGCCCACGCGGCCCGGTTGCGTGTGGGCGGGCGCGCGGGCCGCCCCGGTCCCCGGGGCGAGGATCGTTCCCATGGCGTGTAGGGAGGGCTGCGCTTCAGCTCCGCCCGCGCGTACCGGCGGGACCGGCGCCGGGaggcggcgcggcccggcgcGCAGCGGGCTCGGCGCGACCGTGCAGTGGCGGGGAGCGGCCGCACGCGCCCGCCCTCCGTCGCAGGGGCGAGCGCGCTCGTGGCGGCTCCTCCGAGtgcgccccccgccccccgaACCCCCCTCCTGCGGGGGCTGATGGTTCACAAACGTAGCTCGTCCCCGGCTGACGTTCCCGGAGACGGGAGCCTgccggagcggagcggagcagCCCGGCCCTGCTGGGTGCCAGCTCCCGCGCTCGGCGCTGACCACCCCGCCGGGGGGATGCTGCCCCTCCGTCCCGCGCTGCTGCCCAAGCGCTACCGCGGCGGCTCGGCTCCGCGCTCGCGGCCGGGCCGCGCGGCCGCccgagcggcggcggcaggaggaggagaagggcgcagcggcggcaccggcggcgACGGATCCCCCGCGCTGGtcccgcggggcggcgctgGGTCGGTGCGGGTGCCGGTCCGGCGGCGCGGGCCGGGGTCGCCGCGGGCTGCCCGGAGGGAGGCGGAGCAGGAGCCGCCGCGCCCGTGCGGGCGCTGGCCGTTAGGGGCCGCTGCCGCTCCCCGCAGGGcgcgggggggcggggccggcgggcgcggcgcgAGGCCCGGTcgcgcggcggcggcagcgTCGCGCCTGTTGGCCCAGCCGGCGGCGGCCATGGCGGCCGTGCTGTCCCCGCGCCTCTGCGACAGCGACCCGGCCACGCCCGGCGCGCAGTCCCTCAAGGTGAGAGCGGGTGGCGGCGGCCGCGGAGCTGTGGTGCAACAGCCGCCTCGGCGGGAGGCCTCGCGCGGCCCCCGCGCCTGGGCGCCCTGACCCGCGTCTCTCACCCGACCCGCGCGCCCCGGGCTCACCTCACGCCGGCTGTGAgagccgggcggcggcgggcggcctCCCGCGCCCTGGGCCGAACTTCGAGTGCGGGTCTGTGGCTGGGTGCTCGGGGCCGTTCTCCTTCCCAAAAGTCCCTCGACGTCTTCCCGGGGGCGGTTGAGTCCTCACCACGGCAGCGCCGCAGCCGGGAAAGTTTGGATCCGGCCGCGGGCAGTTCCGCTTTGGCCCTGCCGGCTGCTTCCCCGCATCCCGGGCACCCGCGGGCAGTTGTGGTGCCAAAGACTCCCGGCGCAGATCGGCAGTCGCCCTTTGGAACACGTCTCGGGTAGTTCAGGCTTCTCAATCGCTTAATAAAGCAGCATTACGTCGATCTTACAGTGACAGACGTACCAGAAGTTTGTAACGTCACCATGTTTTGTAAGGGCTAACAAGCTTTTTACAGTAACATGCGTTTTCAGGGAGAAAGGGGCTTTTTTGGACAATGTTTGATTTTTCATGTAAAGAGAGCCACGGAGCTAtcccttttctggttttgaacaGTAAAGGTGATTGAGCAGCATTGTGCCTTTAGATTGCATATGTTTTCACTTCATATACTAAGTTGTCTGCAACAAACTGAACTTGTGTGATTGAATTTCGTGACATTGTAAGCACTGAGGGAAGCAAGTATGGAAATGGAGAGCACTGATCTCTCTATGTTATGGATACTCATACTTTTTAACAGTACCGGGTATGAAAATTACAAAGTGAAAGGAGAAACTGATTTCAGGAGCTTCCACCAAATTGTCAGGTTGAGATCTTTTAATGACGTTTTGAAGTCTCTTGGAAGTTTTGATATACCAAAGGGTTGCTTTTGCCCTGTTCAGGTGTTTGTCTAGCAGTTAAAAAGATTTGGAGTCCATTAATATTCTTGTGGGAAGTAGAAATTAACTACTGATGAGATAGCTGTGTCACAAAATAATGCAATATTGTTTTGATTGGGGGCTGCTGCTTCATTCGTCTGAGTTCACACAGGGTATTCTCAGTAATACTAAGAAGTGACATTACTGGTAATGTGAGTGGAGATACtgcatgctgcttttttttaaggatgGCTGCACTAAGAAAACTTAGTTtcattaaattttgcttttcagtttttattacTGTGTGAAAGACATTCTTGCTCCTTAAGGAGGAAGAAAACTATTtgtaaaaaaattgcagaaaagaagaaataagccAAAAATCCAGGAGACAAAGGCTTTTTGTCTATGGCCTGTCTTGATTATAACATTGTGAAATGTTGCATagtaaaaataatgtatttttgtttgctgaaatattttaaattgataCTTCAAGTCATATATTAACTAAAACATACTAGAATGAAAGACATCAGCAAAAGTAGACCTAATAATCATTGTTGtcatttttaaataagtaaGTATAGGTGAGCTTGATCCATTTATTTCTGACAGGTTAATTCCTCTTGCTTACTTTTCGCAGAAGTTAGGAAATTGATTCTGTCACTCTGCTTCACTTTAGAAATTCAATTACTTAAAGAACTGTTTCGTTCTTCAGTCAACTACTGATCATCGTAGGCAATTCACCTAaagatttctgctttctgtatcTCAATTATGATCAGACAGGATTGGTCACTAAATGCTTTGCGATTGTTGATGATGCAGGTAGGAGTTGCACAGCATTATGGGACaacaaagcagtgaaaaacTCAACATCAACTGAGTCACTGTCTTTTAGATTTTACAGaactctttgttttgctttggcctttttttcctcctcttcattcTTTATTCCCTTTATTGATCTTTATTCCCTATATTGATCACATGAAATCTGAATAGTGACACCTGTCTGAATGTTCCCTTGTAAGAGCCTTGTTCTCTTCTTTATCTATTGTAATTCCAAGTTGGGTTATTTCttccatatattttttcatctcAAGACACAAGTCTTTGCTACTTgcttataattatattttttgtaaACTGTATACTGttccatttattttaactgtATACCTATAAGCTGTATAGCTATAAACTCCTGTGTTGCTTTCAGTAGTATTTTCCCTGATTTTATAAGCATCAGCTTTCAACAAGGaattggggtttttgttttgcactTGCTTTTGGTGTGGAGAGCTAGTCTGATCAAGTGCTAGAAGTAGTTTACATCAGGAATTATGAACTTGGTGGTCAGAGCTACAGCTCTGTCTATTCAGAATTCTACCTATGCCACAAGTGAGAAGCTGCCCAATTCTCCTACTGGGCTACCATGTGCCATGCAGATAGtttataacaaaaaataatttgttatgtGGACTGTCCAGTGAGATGTGTAAAACTGTCATAGAATGGCTTAGCAGGCCAAGTATATTTAAATTGTGGATTGCCTTGCAATGTTTTTGGTGTTTTACATTATCTTCGGAGtagtctcctttttttttttatatttattttcatttcaggatGACGCAGAAGAAAATTCCAATGATGGCAGCCAGCCATCCAAAAGACGGCGCATGGGCTCAGGGGACAGTTCTCGGAGCTGTGAAACTTCCAGTCAAGACCTTGGGTAATACTGTTTTTTATAATTCCCACTCTTATTATTGCAAGTGTGACTTTATTGTTCAGCATGTATTAgctctttttttcattacttttgtaTTCTTCATACATCTTTCTAAATTGAAGCGATGTCCTATAAATAGCTAGATGTCTATTGTTCCCCGCGTATTTTaaggcattttattttagagTGCCACAAAAAGCGTTGCATCTGATTTACAATCAGAACCACAGTTTATGTGTTTTTAAGACATTACATACTTGAATGAATTTTGACTCTGTAGTAGTTGCTTTTCCTGGTGTCCTCTCCATTACAATGGCTGTCAGTTTCTTTGGATTCTGTCCCTTAGCATGTTGATAAATGGTGCTTTAGAGAAATATGTGTGAGGTTGGGTATAACAAAGTGACTTTTGAAATGTTAACAGGATGCAGTGTTTTAAAGTGGTTGTCCAACTTTGTAGTTACTGTTCATTGATACATAAATAGGAATTGAATTTCTAGAGATGTAAATAGTATTGTTAAGGattgttttgatttgttgtaACATTGTTCATATGTTTAGGTATAgttattttcctgctgaaaattTGATAGAATACAAATGGCCACCTGATGAAACAGGAGAATACTATATGCTTCAGGAGCAAGTCAGTGAATATTTGGGTGTgacttcctttaaaagaaaatatccaggtatttatttttaaagtttttcttccaaaagCTTGTGTTCCTAAACAGTTTGGATGTAGTCTGTGCTTCTTTGGTTATAGGATGAgcaactgttaaaaaaaaagtcccaggaaaagcagaactgGATTGTACTTGTGCTTCATATTTTCATTACTGGAAATATAATGGATCCACTGGTTTTCAAAGTAATATAAGACTTTGTAGTATTGCCACTGAAAATTTGCAAACTTTGCAAAAGAGGGTTAGATCAGCAAATACCAAATAGTATTATTGAGGGTTAGATCATCAGTTGAAAACTGatgtcaattttatttttagtgatttGTTGATGATTTCTTACTATATAACTGGGTCTCTGTGTTCTCTTTCCTGAATTGTGGCAACATTCCTGCActgtggaaaaatattaaagaagatGTTTGTGAAAGTTCTAGTATTTGAGTCTCTGTTATTCAGAATTGTCAAATCTGGCTCATTTGttggggaaattatttttaaaagtcgtggtaaaattaaaaatactgcacTTTCAGTGCCTGGTAAAATTTTCTGCATCTGAACTTATACATCAGGTTTCCTTAGTTTTTCTATAAATCATAACTATAGGCAGGGTCTTGACCTACTGTAGATCAAGAAAATTTACCATGTTGTTACATTGtttgttaaatttaaaattaatttataaaattgtCATGTTTCTTGGAAAAGCAGTATAATACAGGCTCTAGCTGCCTGGAAACAAAACTGTTAAAATACTTTGACAGTGTTTGTAGGGGAGTTTCAGTTACtgcacacatttttatttctttttttttttttttttttttttttttttttgtttgtttgtttgtttgtttgtttttttgagaTTTAGAAAGGCGAGATTTATCTCACAAAGAGAAACTCTACCTCAGAGAACTAAATGTTATCACAGAGACTCAATGCACACTAGGTAAGAAAACAAACTGTTATACTTCTTAGTACAGTATGAAAACTATGGGACTCTGAAAATGGGAGTTCAGTTTGGTAGAGAAGAATTGCATCCCTCTCAACTGGAAATATAAACTCTGAAATTAAAACTGGTTTATTATTAGCTTAGAAAATTGGCCATGATGTATCAGTATTCCAGATTTATTATTAACATACATATTTTGGATCTATTCCGATTACTTAGAGGGGATTTTGCTATATTCTAAATTAACTTGTAGAACCTTTTCCTCTTAGAAAAGAGATCACCATAATTATGTGGTCTcatatatatacattatatgTACATATGTGCATGGTGGTATATATGTTCAGGGTGTCTTTATATATGTTActcttatttttctgcattgcaATGGAGGCCAGCAAACATCAGTGCGTATTAAATAGTTCAGCTTCTATGTTAGAAATTAGAAGAGTGTATTTTAAGACACTTGAATATATGCATTATATACATTGATGTAATTTCTGAGGCTTATgttgaaagggtttttttcttactcttctGATATATGTGATTTGGACGTGTTAGAGTTTAAATTATGCtgccatgtttttttttttttttctgtgtatcaTGGGTCTGTAAAAATGTAATGTCATTTTATATGCTAACAATCTTTAGTGTACCACCTTTATTTCTCACCTGCAAGCTgtctattttcttttaacttaaCTGTGCATAAGAGAACTGTATCTAAGTTTTGTATGTAAAGGTAAAATGTTACGTTCTGCCTCATATATCCAACAGAGATGTCTGCTACCTAcccccatttttaaaattgcagttATAGTCAGTAGTAGGTAGTTATGTCAGGTAGTGACATAAATCATTCCATGCTGTTGTCTGTTTCTGGAGATTAGTTCTGTTTGAACCTTCAGGGGAGGATATCTGCATTGTAGCTGGAAACTGAGGCATTCTGACTTCTGAACTTGAAATGCTTAATTTGAAGTCAGGAGTCTCTGTGCAGTTTGCTGCTCTGAATTACTCTTCTAATGATTCTTCCCTGATTTGTATAGAGACTTTATGTAAACCTCCTAATTTCGGTAAAGGTTCTGCAGGGTAATGAAACTTCAGCAATGGAAACTGAAACTAACAGTACAGGGGGTCCCATCTAGAACAGAAGTTCTGCCTCACCATTGAGTTTAAGTAGGTGATTGAGTCAGTGTGAAGGGGTTTGTAGCTGTAAGTAATGTCAGGAGCCTTGGGTACAAGCAAACTCCTAGTCAGCCATGAAAGCTAAATGGCACAAGTTCACTGCTActtgagaaggaaaagcattGTGCACAGCAGGTTGTTTTCTTTAGCTACTCAAAAACTTTGAGTTGGTCATTGTGAGATATAAATAACCTACCCTTATTTTTGCCAGATAGTATCattattgctttatttattttaggtcTAACAGCTTTGCGTAGTGATGAAGTAATTGATCTTATGATTAAAGAATACCCTGCCAAACATGCTGAGTATTCTGTTATACTGCAAGAGAAAGAACGGCAGCGAATAACAGATCATTACAAAGAGTATTCTGTAAGTAATTACCACTTAAGTGAACCAAATCTGTAATAGGAGTGTGAGAAAAGGTTATTCTTGAACTGATTGTGAAATGTATGTGAATTaatataattgtttttattccagcaaatgcagcagcagaacacaCAGAAAGTAGAAGCCAGTAAAGTTccagaatatattaaaaaagctGCCAAGAAAGCTGCAGAATTCAACAGCAATTTAAACCGAGAGCGGATGGAAGAAAGAAGAGCCTATTTTGATTTACAAACACATGTAGGCAGATTTAAATTTCTTACCAGTTGTGAGGAAGGAGCTCCTTGCTTGTTTTAGTGTAGTTGGTTTTGTTATCATTTTAACTATTTTCGGGGGGGTGATTAATGGGTAATACtgctaaaaataataatctcaaatatatttaaactgCAGACTTTTTAAACTTGAAAATACTTATCTCAGGAAGCtctaaaaatctgtttaattttGTTATCATGTCTTTATTCTGACAGTAGTCGCATAAAACTAAGACCGTTGTTTATTCATATAAATGGGTAATTCGTCTTTTGAATACTTCCAAAATTTTGCCTGACAATACctgaagtaaaaaagaaaactattttacaCCTAGAAGTGTGCTGCCTGTCAATATTATGGCCTTGTTTTTTGTTAGGTGTtatgttatatttttattgcatatGTTACATGTCCCTGTGCTTGATTTAAAAGATATTATCTGGCATTTTGAAGCAGTGCTGTTCTGCTTCTATAAAGGCTATAAAGCAGAAATTTTCTGTGCAAATTGTTATGTGGCAAACAATTATGGAAAGTTCTCATTTTCCTGGTATTGACCATGTTAGAGACAAGGTGGTGGATAGTTACTTAGATTTCCTTCTAAGAGAAGGAAAGCTTATTATGTAAGCTTCTTCTTTCCATTGTATTCtgtatttatattattaatggatttttttttatagtacAGTCTAGTTTTAGAATTAGATGGGACACATTCTTACTACTCTAAAGCAATATGGAGCAACAGTGATAATTCTTGCTAAAGATGCCAATCACAAAGGTTAATGTTTACTGTTTCAATTGCTAGATTCtaatttcaatattatttttcatagtGTACTATTTAAAGGGATTTTACCTAATCTTTGTTCAATCCTCTAGATACTTAGGGATTGGACTTAATCCATGATACTGTTTTGGGATCTCTTAGAATTTTAGTGCGTTCTTGTGGGAGAACTCAGGTAGCTGTTCCAATTCAGTAAAACTGGCAAGTTAAAAAATACTCGGAGGAGTATTTGGTCAGGAAGGCTCAACTGTTTGTatgtgaaacaaaaatgtcattgttttaTATTAAACAATGCAGATTATCCAGGTGCCTCAAGGAAAATACAAAGTCTTGCCTACAGAGAGAACAAAGGTTAGTCCTTATCCAGTGGCTCTCATACCCGGCCAGTTCCAGGAGTACtacaaaaggtattttaaaagcattccaACTGCCAATTCTGTTGCACTGATCTCTTTTGTCTACATCTAGCAGGTGGAAAGCATTTCACTGTCTTTGCTTTAAggtttcaaattaattttagttttagACACTTGATAGTCTTCAAAGATGCACAGTGTGACAGCTTGTGTCAAGAAAACAGTACTGACTGCAAGAGCACTGTTTCTGCTGATGTATTGCAGTGCCTGAGATTTGGCCTGCTCAGATATTTACCATGGTAAAAAGGGACATTGATTTCACTCCTGCCACCCTCCTGTTTACTTACCATCTGCCTCTGCACATGTGCTAAAATTAATGCTTTTGTATCAAACTGTTGTTATGCTGGCTTGTGATCACATGTCTTCTGTATCACAGTCTTGCTGttctattttgaatttttagaAACTCTCTAAAAGAAGTTTGGTCTTGTGGTTTAAGTTTGATGTTGGATTTGTAAGTGAGAGAGAAAGGCATTGCAAGCTGGACTTTTGTATTTCATGAAAAATGTGTTACTTGACTGTTGACATAAATTTAAGATTTTACTAGCAGCATGCTACTGTTGAACAAATCTGTACAGATTTGAAGATTTGCTGAAGTCTTACTATTGTACAATAGAGATGGTATTCATGCTATATGTGCTTGGTTTTCTGTAGAGAAACTCTTTGTCTGCATGTGCCTTGCTCCTTCCCGTGTGTGTTTATACAGCCCACCCCAAATTTGCATGTTACAGGATGTTCCTGAAGGACTTCAATTTTATTAAATCAATTGAATTTAAATTACTTCAtattatgtttattttgcaCTTGTAAGCTGCTAGTGAAATTGCTTTTCCATCTCAGTGAAGGACATGGCCTTTGATAATATGCAGCAAAATGGTATCCTGTTCCTTACAGTGGTTGTCCTCAGCAATAAGAGgacttccactttttttttagtctttaagGGTGGAAAGAAAAAGGGTACATTATGGGTATCTGGCTATAAGCAGTGAGATCACACCTTTACATTCatctgaaattacattttcttgttttcttgcattttttcgTGCTAAAGAATCAGCCATACAGCTGTATTGTTTACTTTGCTTTGGACATGTTTGTGTGCCCTGGGTTAGAATTGCACACATGTTATAGGGCACTGGACATTGATAAACAAAGTGTATGGTCTGTTGGGCATAGTAACATGGATTGGTTAAAACTTTGCAAATACACCTGTGTTCCATGAATATCTGCTCTACCAAGAAGACAGGTATTATGCATGGCATCACATTTGGGAGGAGAAATTAGtatgtttcttttgctttcagaacTGCATGTTTTTATGCgccttcctgaaaaaaaagagactttaATAAGAAAGTCCCTTTGTACTGTGTGGCTTAATACTTACACATAAAGTACACATGAATGAAcgaattttatttatttaacttcaGATACTCTCCAGATGAACTGCGTTACTTGCCGTTAAACACAGCTCTTTATGAACCTCCTTTGGATCCGGAGCTGCTTACACTGGACAGTGATGGAGATTCAGATGATGCAGAGGAAGGGCAAGGtgatgaaaaaaggaaaaccaaaggcAATTCGGTGAGAAAAATTGAAAGTATTCttgaacaaaaaaatcctttttcatgACTTTTGTTGGTTTAATTAGTTTCTTAGAATCTTTTAACATTTGCAAAATGAAGGGAAGACCTTTTTGAGTACTTATGTTTATTTCATAACATTGCTCTCCATTACATTCTGGTTTTGGTCCATTTTCAGAGTAAATTGAACAAATATTTgacatttcaggttttttcttgctttttaaaaattttcttttgtttgttttattttgtttaaagaaattttgaagaaaCTTCCCAATGCAGCTCTTTATTATAGCCTTTTTCCCAAGGGGAAGTTGCTGGCATTTCTGAGGAGAATGAATATTATAGTTCAGGTCACAGTATAGGTTGCTGTTTGAAATCCCACAGAATCTGTCCCCAAAGTAAAGGTGTTGATAACctcataactttttttttttttttgtgatgtggAAACAGCAAGTATTCAGTATAGAAACAGTAATTTCATTCCAGTTTAAAAAGAAGGTAAAAagcactgtggtttttttttactttacaatacatcttttaaaagatatttatgTTCTCTCCACTTATGCAAATGTAAAATTAACTGCTAGCTGAAACTTAAGGGAAACTTTCACATACTTGTATAGTAAAGTACCTTGATAGTACTTTAAATGCTCAAGAGCAAGCTGAGATTCAATTAGCTGAGTACAGCTGAACCATTGGTGTATTGGTGCAGTCTGTATGTTGGTGATAATCTCTTTCCAGAAGTTTAACCCTAATTTTAACAGCAGTGGAATGTCACAGTGCATTTAGCAATTTCTAACATTATTGATGAACAGGTTTGACAGTGGGTATGTCCAGTTCTAAATTTTGTCatgtaaatatttatcttctttGAATTTTGTAAGATACTTATaattgaagaaagaaagaggtcAACTTGTAGGTTaacaaaaggagagagaggtgTTTAATACACTGTTTCTgcttgcatttttgttttgaggAGAAATCATATAAATATAGCATGCTAAATGTCAACtcaaattttcagtttaatcACACTCCAGCTTTTTTACAGTTGGTCAGTTGGTCTTTAaccattttttcccagtttcttttTCCACTGACTTCTGTTCTCATTGATGGTAAAGAAAAGTAACTGGACCAAGCAGACTATCTTTTTGATTTTCCACAGAGGCTCAGAAATCTTATTTTATGACagaatgcagaaggaaaaatgttccTGAGTTTGAATAGTGTAGAGAAGCATGGAAGATTGATAATCAGATTCCTGTGAAGTGGTTTTGGCTATGGGAGCAGAGGTTCTTAGCTAGTTAGTCATTGAGAGGGGCATatagttcagaaaaaaacacagagatgGAACATTGTCTGATTTGGACTACCTGCCATTTGTCAGATCTCCCTGGTGAGTCTCACAATATGCTTTataacttctgctttttcacacCTCCCCCCACTCCATTGTTGGAGTTGGTagcagttttcttttctgtagtgTTTTAGTGGGTCTGACCTAAATAACCCTTCCCCTAAAATATTGGTGAAATATACAATTTCTTGTTGCCACATAGTTTGATCTGCTTTTGTATTACACTCCGCCATTTGCTTTGTGtctgttttgtctgttttaattttggGTCCTGGGGCACAGGCTGATT
Coding sequences:
- the PHF10 gene encoding PHD finger protein 10 isoform X2, yielding MAAVLSPRLCDSDPATPGAQSLKDDAEENSNDGSQPSKRRRMGSGDSSRSCETSSQDLGYSYFPAENLIEYKWPPDETGEYYMLQEQVSEYLGVTSFKRKYPDLERRDLSHKEKLYLRELNVITETQCTLGLTALRSDEVIDLMIKEYPAKHAEYSVILQEKERQRITDHYKEYSQMQQQNTQKVEASKVPEYIKKAAKKAAEFNSNLNRERMEERRAYFDLQTHIIQVPQGKYKVLPTERTKVSPYPVALIPGQFQEYYKRYSPDELRYLPLNTALYEPPLDPELLTLDSDGDSDDAEEGQGDEKRKTKGNSDNSSGSVSEGDCATDNQEDSFQGRQKTREKSATPRKDGSKRSVLPKSVPGYKPKVIPNAICGICLKGKESNKKGKPEALIHCSQCDNSGHPSCLDMTPELVAMIKTYPWQCMECKTCIICGQPHHEEEMMFCDVCDRGYHTFCVGLDAIPSGRWICDCCQKDPPVPRRGGRRGKNSKEG
- the PHF10 gene encoding PHD finger protein 10 isoform X3; protein product: MAAVLSPRLCDSDPATPGAQSLKDDAEENSNDGSQPSKRRRMGSGDSSRSCETSSQDLGYSYFPAENLIEYKWPPDETGEYYMLQEQVSEYLGVTSFKRKYPERRDLSHKEKLYLRELNVITETQCTLGLTALRSDEVIDLMIKEYPAKHAEYSVILQEKERQRITDHYKEYSQMQQQNTQKVEASKVPEYIKKAAKKAAEFNSNLNRERMEERRAYFDLQTHIIQVPQGKYKVLPTERTKVSPYPVALIPGQFQEYYKRYSPDELRYLPLNTALYEPPLDPELLTLDSDGDSDDAEEGQGDEKRKTKGNSDNSSGSVSEGDCATDNQEDSFQGRQKTREKSATPRKDGSKRSVLPKSVPGYKPKVIPNAICGICLKGKESNKKGKPEALIHCSQCDNSGHPSCLDMTPELVAMIKTYPWQCMECKTCIICGQPHHEEEMMFCDVCDRGYHTFCVGLDAIPSGRWICDCCQKDPPVPRRGGRRGKNSKEG
- the PHF10 gene encoding PHD finger protein 10 isoform X1 gives rise to the protein MVHKRSSSPADVPGDGSLPERSGAARPCWVPAPALGADHPAGGMLPLRPALLPKRYRGGSAPRSRPGRAAARAAAAGGGEGRSGGTGGDGSPALVPRGGAGSVRVPVRRRGPGSPRAARREAEQEPPRPCGRWPLGAAAAPRRARGGGAGGRGARPGRAAAAASRLLAQPAAAMAAVLSPRLCDSDPATPGAQSLKDDAEENSNDGSQPSKRRRMGSGDSSRSCETSSQDLGYSYFPAENLIEYKWPPDETGEYYMLQEQVSEYLGVTSFKRKYPDLERRDLSHKEKLYLRELNVITETQCTLGLTALRSDEVIDLMIKEYPAKHAEYSVILQEKERQRITDHYKEYSQMQQQNTQKVEASKVPEYIKKAAKKAAEFNSNLNRERMEERRAYFDLQTHIIQVPQGKYKVLPTERTKVSPYPVALIPGQFQEYYKRYSPDELRYLPLNTALYEPPLDPELLTLDSDGDSDDAEEGQGDEKRKTKGNSPKVIPNAICGICLKGKESNKKGKPEALIHCSQCDNSGHPSCLDMTPELVAMIKTYPWQCMECKTCIICGQPHHEEEMMFCDVCDRGYHTFCVGLDAIPSGRWICDCCQKDPPVPRRGGRRGKNSKEG
- the PHF10 gene encoding PHD finger protein 10 isoform X4 — protein: MAAVLSPRLCDSDPATPGAQSLKDDAEENSNDGSQPSKRRRMGSGDSSRSCETSSQDLGYSYFPAENLIEYKWPPDETGEYYMLQEQVSEYLGVTSFKRKYPDLERRDLSHKEKLYLRELNVITETQCTLGLTALRSDEVIDLMIKEYPAKHAEYSVILQEKERQRITDHYKEYSQMQQQNTQKVEASKVPEYIKKAAKKAAEFNSNLNRERMEERRAYFDLQTHIIQVPQGKYKVLPTERTKVSPYPVALIPGQFQEYYKRYSPDELRYLPLNTALYEPPLDPELLTLDSDGDSDDAEEGQGDEKRKTKGNSDNSSGSVSEGDCATDNQEDSFQGRQKTREKSATPRKDGSKRSVLPKSVPGYKPKVIPNAICGICLKGKESNKKGKPEALIHCSQCDNSGIKVIILVLI